One Maribacter cobaltidurans genomic window carries:
- a CDS encoding DUF6642 family protein: protein MLAKRRQLPQIPTNDTERFIYCLEAVDDIETEAVTEVQKNLEHLAMQYGVASIYQTCDTIEGLEASLNALVLDDHHFKDYEIIYLVMTGEANSICLNDYYYSLQEIAELFEGRLKGKILHFSNAKVLDLDEEESQYFLDITNAKAISGYGHAYEGISSSDLDKAFFNLFKEDDNMFDVVEELHQRHYNICKLLDFRLYY from the coding sequence TTGTTAGCAAAAAGACGACAATTGCCCCAAATACCTACCAACGATACTGAACGGTTTATTTACTGTTTGGAAGCCGTCGATGATATTGAAACCGAAGCGGTTACCGAAGTTCAAAAGAACTTGGAACATTTGGCCATGCAGTATGGGGTGGCCAGCATCTATCAAACCTGCGATACCATTGAAGGGCTGGAAGCCAGTTTGAATGCCTTGGTTTTGGACGACCATCATTTTAAGGACTATGAGATCATCTACTTGGTGATGACGGGGGAGGCCAATAGTATTTGCCTGAACGACTACTACTATAGTTTACAGGAAATTGCGGAACTCTTTGAAGGCCGATTAAAAGGAAAGATCCTGCATTTTTCCAATGCCAAAGTGCTGGACCTAGACGAGGAAGAATCCCAATATTTTTTGGATATCACCAATGCCAAAGCCATTTCGGGCTACGGCCATGCCTATGAAGGCATCAGCAGCTCCGACTTGGACAAGGCCTTCTTTAACCTGTTCAAGGAAGACGACAATATGTTCGATGTGGTAGAGGAATTGCACCAACGGCATTACAATATCTGTAAGCTGTTGGATTTTCGGTTGTATTATTAA
- a CDS encoding NAD-dependent succinate-semialdehyde dehydrogenase, which produces MSTTTTDKTFKTINPANGKPLTTHTLMTDEQVEDTIQKSHGAFKKWKFKSVEERGKVISAIGEELQNYKKELADMMTSEMGKLLKQSEQEIDLCSAICSFSAKNAPDALKSEEREISDGGRGIITYSPLGVIYGIQPWNYPAYQVIRYTIANLMAGNSVLLKHAENVTGTAKLLKSIFDTAGLPEGLFSVLVITHDQSDTIIEHELVRGVTLTGSPGAGKKIGEKAGGELKKMVLELGSNDAYLILDDADIDLAVEKCIQGRIYNNGETCIAAKRFIATEAVYDEFREKFVKGMKALKLGDPTDSETDLGPMARKDLREKLHEQVQKSVQHGAEILCGGVMPGGEGYYYPATVLVQVSEGQPAYDDELFGPVASLMKAKNDEDAMRIANDSRFGLGGGIFSKDVDKAVEMASKYFDTGMVFINSFGLAESNMPFGGVKNSGYGREHGGFGMKEFVNAKSIMIGED; this is translated from the coding sequence ATGTCAACGACAACAACAGATAAAACGTTTAAAACAATCAATCCCGCAAACGGGAAACCCCTCACTACGCATACGCTAATGACGGATGAACAGGTGGAGGACACCATTCAAAAATCCCACGGAGCCTTTAAAAAATGGAAATTCAAATCCGTTGAGGAACGGGGCAAGGTGATTTCCGCCATTGGGGAAGAACTACAAAACTATAAAAAGGAACTGGCCGACATGATGACCTCCGAAATGGGAAAACTCCTGAAGCAAAGCGAACAGGAAATAGACCTATGCAGTGCCATTTGTAGCTTTTCCGCCAAAAATGCACCGGACGCACTCAAAAGCGAGGAACGCGAAATTTCCGATGGTGGCCGGGGCATCATCACCTACTCCCCTTTGGGCGTTATTTATGGGATTCAACCCTGGAACTATCCGGCCTATCAGGTCATTCGCTATACCATTGCCAATTTAATGGCCGGGAACAGTGTATTGCTAAAACATGCCGAAAATGTGACTGGAACGGCCAAACTCCTGAAATCGATATTCGATACGGCGGGATTGCCCGAGGGACTGTTCAGTGTATTGGTGATTACCCACGATCAATCGGACACGATTATAGAACACGAATTGGTCCGCGGCGTAACCTTGACGGGAAGTCCGGGAGCCGGAAAGAAAATAGGCGAAAAAGCCGGTGGTGAACTGAAGAAAATGGTGTTGGAGCTGGGTAGTAACGATGCCTACCTTATTTTGGATGATGCCGATATTGATTTGGCCGTGGAAAAATGTATCCAAGGACGTATCTATAACAACGGGGAAACCTGTATTGCCGCCAAACGCTTTATTGCGACCGAGGCGGTGTATGACGAGTTCCGCGAGAAGTTCGTAAAAGGTATGAAGGCCCTGAAATTAGGCGACCCAACCGATTCGGAAACGGATTTAGGTCCTATGGCGCGAAAGGATCTTCGGGAAAAACTGCACGAACAGGTACAGAAAAGTGTACAGCACGGCGCCGAAATCCTCTGTGGTGGGGTGATGCCCGGCGGCGAAGGCTATTATTATCCAGCGACCGTTTTGGTTCAGGTAAGCGAAGGTCAGCCCGCCTATGACGATGAGTTGTTCGGCCCGGTAGCTTCGTTGATGAAGGCCAAGAACGATGAGGATGCCATGCGCATTGCCAACGATAGCCGATTCGGACTCGGAGGCGGAATCTTCTCCAAAGATGTGGACAAGGCCGTGGAAATGGCCAGCAAATATTTTGATACCGGAATGGTATTTATCAACTCCTTTGGCTTGGCCGAATCTAATATGCCTTTCGGAGGGGTCAAAAATTCGGGTTACGGACGCGAGCATGGTGGATTCGGCATGAAGGAATTCGTAAATGCGAAGTCCATTATGATCGGTGAAGATTAG
- a CDS encoding WD40/YVTN/BNR-like repeat-containing protein, which translates to MKTTNLKTALCILCLLVAISSLAQVDPSYYQDLEYRMIGPFRGGRTVGAVGVPSQPNVFFIGVNNGGVWKTDDYGRTWNPIFDDVPTGSVGDLAVSPSDPNVIYVGTGEGLHRPDLAVGDGMFKSTNGGKSWEHIGLEDIQQVSRVIVHPTNPDIVYVAGLGHPYGANEMRGIFKSTDGGKTWKKTLYSNPNTGAIQVELDPNNPNILFAAMWEHQEGPWENAKFSGPHSGLYKSTDGGDTWRQLTNGLPGAEEGLGRVGVALSASNSKRMYATVDAREKGGVYTSADAGESWSLVTTENRLWGRGSDFAEIKVHPKDENVVFVGNVASYKSKDGGKTWTSIKGAPGGDDYHRIWINPLHPEIMLFAADQGAVITVNGGDTWSSWYNQPTSQLYHVTTDNQFPYWVYGGQQESGAIGIASRSNGGQISFREFMGVGADEYAYVAPDPLDNNIVYGGRVIKFNKKTGQSQYVGPEVLRSRDFRYLRTMPLLFHPANDSMLLFGTNVIWKTHDGGQHWEQISGDLTRARPEVPASVGDYKTDAMENMPQRAIVYAIGPSPLDKDIIWAGTDDGLIQVTRDGGNTWTNVTPTSITSWDKISQIDAGHFDAGTAYVAVNAIRKDDMQPHIYKTHDFGKTWEEVVNGMNPSGPVNVVREDPKQKGLLYAGTEREVYFSADDGATWQSLRMNMPASSIRDLVVHENDLVIGTHGRSIWILDDVSLLRELASLSDQNAYLFSPSDAYRVRFNMFSDTPLPPEEPTGENPPDGALIDYYLGADAQKVELNILDSEGGLVNSFSGDDRAEVLDTTQMQHPTYWIRPFKGLSGEPGHHRFVWNLRYKEPQGANRAFAIAAVQYNTPSGPEGPFVSPGTYKVQLKVDGEILEKNITVKLDPRSEMSEEALALQTDLSLQTYTDYGRLQEIREAIDASSAKGRKKEKMLAFRGDGAPEDGDLIYGSIYMSELEDETLVGLQSKLLFLLNVLQKTDAQPTAKTQEAAAQLHTRVGEMKTLWESKYK; encoded by the coding sequence ATGAAAACCACCAACCTAAAAACCGCTCTTTGCATCCTTTGCCTTTTGGTAGCTATTTCGTCCCTGGCCCAAGTAGATCCATCCTATTACCAAGATCTGGAATACAGGATGATCGGGCCCTTCCGTGGGGGTCGGACCGTAGGGGCGGTGGGCGTGCCTTCCCAACCCAATGTATTCTTTATTGGGGTAAACAATGGCGGAGTATGGAAAACGGATGATTATGGCCGTACCTGGAACCCTATTTTTGATGACGTGCCCACAGGTTCCGTGGGGGATTTGGCGGTTTCGCCCTCGGACCCCAATGTGATATATGTCGGTACCGGCGAAGGGTTGCACCGGCCGGACCTTGCCGTGGGTGATGGGATGTTCAAATCCACCAATGGCGGTAAAAGCTGGGAACATATCGGGCTGGAAGATATCCAACAAGTGAGTCGGGTCATCGTACACCCTACCAATCCGGATATCGTGTACGTCGCCGGTTTGGGCCATCCGTATGGGGCCAATGAAATGCGGGGCATTTTTAAATCCACCGATGGCGGAAAAACATGGAAAAAGACCTTGTATAGCAACCCCAATACCGGGGCGATCCAAGTGGAGCTAGATCCTAATAATCCTAACATCCTGTTCGCCGCGATGTGGGAACATCAGGAAGGACCTTGGGAGAACGCCAAATTCTCCGGCCCCCACAGCGGACTCTACAAATCCACGGATGGCGGGGACACCTGGCGACAACTAACCAACGGACTCCCCGGGGCGGAAGAGGGTTTGGGCAGGGTAGGGGTGGCGCTATCGGCCAGCAATTCCAAACGGATGTATGCCACGGTCGATGCCCGGGAAAAGGGCGGAGTCTATACCAGTGCGGATGCCGGCGAAAGCTGGAGCCTGGTCACCACGGAAAACCGATTATGGGGCCGGGGCAGTGACTTTGCCGAAATCAAGGTGCATCCCAAGGACGAAAATGTAGTTTTTGTGGGGAATGTAGCCTCATATAAATCCAAGGACGGCGGTAAAACGTGGACCTCCATCAAAGGCGCACCGGGCGGGGACGACTACCACAGGATATGGATCAATCCCCTGCACCCGGAAATCATGCTTTTTGCCGCCGATCAGGGTGCCGTAATCACGGTAAATGGTGGGGACACGTGGAGCTCTTGGTACAACCAGCCCACGTCACAATTGTATCATGTGACCACGGACAACCAATTTCCGTATTGGGTGTACGGTGGCCAACAGGAAAGTGGGGCCATTGGCATTGCCAGCAGGAGCAATGGGGGACAGATTTCGTTTCGAGAATTTATGGGCGTGGGTGCCGACGAATATGCCTATGTCGCTCCGGACCCACTGGACAACAACATCGTTTATGGCGGACGCGTCATAAAGTTCAACAAGAAAACAGGACAATCGCAATATGTGGGTCCCGAAGTGCTGCGTTCCCGGGATTTTCGATACCTGCGTACGATGCCCCTGTTATTTCATCCAGCCAATGATAGTATGTTATTATTCGGTACGAATGTGATTTGGAAAACCCATGATGGAGGACAGCATTGGGAACAGATCAGTGGCGACCTTACCCGAGCCCGACCCGAAGTGCCGGCCAGTGTAGGCGATTACAAAACCGATGCCATGGAAAATATGCCGCAACGCGCCATTGTCTACGCTATTGGACCTTCGCCCTTGGACAAAGACATTATTTGGGCGGGTACGGACGATGGCCTCATTCAGGTGACCCGGGATGGGGGCAACACCTGGACCAACGTAACACCGACCTCGATTACCTCCTGGGATAAAATTTCACAGATCGATGCCGGTCATTTTGATGCCGGAACGGCCTATGTGGCGGTGAATGCCATACGGAAGGATGATATGCAACCCCATATTTACAAAACCCACGACTTTGGGAAAACCTGGGAGGAAGTCGTTAACGGGATGAATCCCTCCGGACCGGTAAACGTGGTGCGTGAAGACCCAAAACAAAAAGGATTGCTGTATGCCGGAACGGAGCGTGAGGTCTATTTTTCGGCCGATGATGGGGCTACTTGGCAATCCCTTCGCATGAACATGCCCGCATCTTCCATTCGGGATTTGGTGGTACACGAAAATGATCTGGTCATCGGGACGCACGGTCGCTCCATTTGGATTTTGGACGATGTAAGTCTGCTGCGGGAATTGGCCAGTCTATCCGACCAAAACGCCTATTTATTTTCGCCCAGCGATGCCTACCGAGTACGGTTCAATATGTTTAGCGACACGCCTTTGCCCCCGGAAGAACCTACGGGAGAGAATCCGCCGGATGGTGCCTTGATCGACTATTATCTAGGAGCCGATGCCCAAAAGGTAGAACTCAACATATTGGATTCGGAAGGCGGGTTGGTCAACAGCTTTTCCGGTGACGATAGGGCGGAAGTCTTGGATACGACCCAAATGCAGCATCCCACGTATTGGATACGTCCGTTCAAAGGCTTGTCCGGCGAACCCGGCCACCACCGATTCGTTTGGAATCTACGGTATAAGGAACCGCAGGGGGCCAATCGCGCTTTTGCCATTGCGGCCGTACAGTACAATACGCCTAGCGGACCCGAAGGACCTTTTGTATCTCCGGGAACGTATAAAGTGCAATTGAAGGTCGATGGGGAAATTTTGGAAAAAAACATCACGGTAAAACTGGATCCACGTTCCGAAATGAGCGAAGAAGCCCTTGCCCTACAAACCGACCTGTCCCTGCAAACCTATACCGATTATGGGAGATTGCAGGAGATTCGGGAAGCTATTGATGCCAGCTCGGCAAAAGGTAGAAAGAAGGAAAAAATGTTAGCCTTTCGAGGGGATGGCGCCCCGGAGGATGGCGATTTGATTTATGGAAGTATTTATATGTCGGAGCTGGAGGACGAAACGCTAGTCGGACTGCAATCCAAATTGCTCTTTTTGCTCAACGTCTTGCAAAAAACCGATGCCCAACCAACCGCCAAAACCCAAGAAGCCGCTGCCCAATTGCATACACGCGTGGGGGAGATGAAAACGCTTTGGGAATCGAAGTATAAATAA
- a CDS encoding DNA cytosine methyltransferase, whose amino-acid sequence MNPKNKPLKAVDFFCSAGGVTCGFKQAGVDVIGGIDIDKRCKETYEKNNNAKFLLEDVSKLSKQKLSKFFGIRRNQRNLIFVGCSPCQYYSNIKTDKTKSQKTRLLLEDFQEFVDYFRPGYIFVENVPGLDKNSSSPLGKFKRFLTDNGYVFSDGVLNSKYYGVPQNRRRYVLVATRLRKSIELPKPNEGNIKTVYEAIGDEKKFPPISAGHIDSTEFRHSSARLSELNLLRIRTTEVDGGDRRKWPENLLSDNYKKHKGHYDVYGRMFWSKPAPTITTRFNSYSNGRYGHPVQNRAISLREGATLQSFPLDYNFYSNSQNDIARMIGNAVPPLLAKSIAESFYQNNGG is encoded by the coding sequence TTGAATCCAAAGAATAAACCCTTAAAAGCTGTTGACTTTTTCTGCTCTGCGGGCGGTGTGACTTGTGGTTTCAAACAAGCTGGTGTAGATGTTATTGGAGGAATTGACATTGATAAAAGGTGTAAAGAAACCTATGAAAAAAATAACAACGCTAAGTTTTTGCTAGAAGATGTTTCAAAATTGTCAAAACAAAAACTTAGTAAATTTTTTGGAATTAGGCGAAATCAAAGAAATCTAATATTTGTTGGGTGTAGTCCTTGTCAATATTATTCAAATATTAAAACAGATAAAACCAAATCTCAAAAAACAAGATTACTCTTAGAGGATTTTCAAGAGTTTGTAGATTATTTTAGACCAGGTTATATTTTCGTAGAAAATGTTCCCGGTTTGGATAAAAACTCTAGTAGTCCCTTGGGTAAATTCAAAAGATTCTTAACAGACAATGGTTATGTGTTTTCGGACGGTGTATTAAATTCAAAATATTATGGTGTTCCACAAAATAGACGACGATATGTTCTAGTAGCAACTAGATTAAGAAAAAGCATTGAATTACCTAAACCGAATGAAGGAAATATTAAGACTGTTTATGAGGCAATTGGTGATGAAAAAAAATTCCCGCCAATATCCGCGGGTCATATCGACAGCACAGAATTTAGACATAGCTCTGCAAGACTAAGTGAATTAAATCTATTACGCATAAGGACTACGGAAGTGGATGGAGGGGATAGGAGAAAGTGGCCAGAAAATCTACTATCTGATAATTATAAAAAACATAAAGGACATTACGATGTCTATGGAAGAATGTTTTGGTCAAAACCAGCACCAACAATTACAACAAGGTTTAATAGTTATTCAAATGGACGTTACGGACATCCGGTACAAAATAGGGCAATTTCTTTAAGGGAAGGAGCAACACTTCAATCTTTTCCATTGGATTATAATTTCTATTCAAATAGTCAAAATGATATTGCTAGAATGATTGGCAATGCTGTACCTCCATTATTGGCAAAGTCAATTGCAGAATCATTTTATCAAAATAATGGAGGATAA
- a CDS encoding ORC-CDC6 family AAA ATPase encodes MPKYCCFNCPEKGHDDTRELDHKCPNCQFEYGFPLYSPPATVGKYKIEAPISRGFYGATYKVIDEVLGTEFVLKLIPKSIYELHNKDFYAESKDHAELAKGSQYIVGITGAEEHKVIFGNGEEVECYVQVLNYVPGKLLIKILESAKPISSIKITQISMDLFRILDVLRSKRKNHNDLHPENIIIEELTPENRRAGEIHSTTRAIAIDIGSLTSINKAGDSPDRQGDVHWVAGYLIKLSEKLLDDPDNVSDQDYRLASLLEDRAKLLFPAVEHTRAPNFDEIIEDIRNCFNQQTQPWEEPLKLLNFNDTYNAQTLDPWFVPSLLVDPEDQWLTRICGHGPLVITGMRGCGKTMMLRALQFHARATAAKLKFSGNKVEQLNKLREENYIGIYVSCNKLLDEIGKEADEALHEPFSRLFIRYGIEAIKAIRHLNHISEDKVRNDYFETFIEVYNQHVSNSEFLKEVTSERQLEQRLLSMIYSLNRGESNYVVTANPSNAFPALAQAIRKSSSLWTNHYILFLLDDVSTRYLGKENIKNLLSSLIFQSEECAFKITSEVQTVELLLYSPGKVEKAKKGRDFDTFDLGSAVNEKIRNRKKNGGKHFVADILNRRAFGNAKHPSVSPIEVLGDTTLASIAKSIATRGVNKTARKKIYHGISALAGVCVGDIGDIINLYDMIIKHYDNVKPIPPEKQNECFQDLCSVRLHEVNRRGSDYKDFALSFAKASHELLMQSNKDGSSRLRQYYSIYVRITTGNTEEQYEKIRRLLDAGIFVYSGGANAPRTLGNDTNPINQFKLTYRKLYGISNLIGLTQGDRFELSGEQLENWLNNPSEGKEILMKNVGGTSSNVDEGDDLDDTAMLETKKFEKVDSINEGVQGSLNFEEFEKIRYYDSKTVENLVLSKKPKSTEILFEDLESIKFDYLIAGLGFEDRTLESIRELIKLKPQKVLLVKYKEVGNTNEIIKLVEDEKLTYEIINYEVVKTSFDVSSGNVLCDITGLSKSLIFNIVRNTLKSNGKLWLSHVQASVYYPLNDEIDTSLKKIESEDNYSKLDIITKNVIKGEKGPYEIYDLLMSDTDESKRNVLIGFSNSKYERLFKILEKREFDMIRIVFPQVDSMRGQLARLASEVISNAYSNAECYGFESNDLDAMLAFLTEQYQLHYIDQNFNFELALTGSKRHTVACAAISAAFKISHCWYSKPSNWDIAKFSKGIGEKSYFKIEL; translated from the coding sequence ATGCCTAAATATTGCTGCTTTAATTGCCCAGAAAAGGGTCATGATGATACAAGAGAATTAGATCATAAATGTCCGAATTGTCAATTTGAATATGGTTTCCCCTTATACTCGCCACCTGCTACAGTTGGGAAATATAAAATAGAAGCTCCAATTTCCAGAGGTTTTTATGGCGCAACATACAAAGTGATTGATGAAGTATTGGGAACGGAGTTTGTTCTTAAACTTATTCCGAAAAGCATTTATGAATTACATAATAAAGATTTCTATGCGGAATCTAAAGACCATGCAGAATTAGCAAAGGGCAGCCAATATATAGTAGGAATTACGGGTGCAGAGGAACATAAAGTAATTTTTGGAAATGGAGAAGAAGTAGAGTGCTACGTTCAAGTATTAAACTATGTACCAGGAAAACTTTTAATAAAAATACTTGAAAGTGCGAAACCCATAAGTTCAATTAAGATTACTCAGATATCAATGGACTTATTCAGGATATTAGATGTGTTGAGAAGTAAGAGAAAAAATCACAATGATCTTCATCCAGAAAATATAATAATTGAAGAATTAACTCCTGAGAATAGAAGAGCGGGGGAAATCCATAGTACTACAAGAGCAATAGCTATTGATATTGGTTCTCTTACTTCGATTAATAAAGCCGGAGATTCACCTGATAGACAAGGAGATGTACACTGGGTTGCTGGGTATTTAATTAAGTTAAGTGAAAAACTTTTGGATGATCCGGATAATGTTTCTGATCAAGATTATAGGCTTGCTAGTTTATTGGAAGATAGGGCGAAACTTCTTTTCCCTGCTGTAGAGCACACCAGAGCACCCAATTTTGATGAAATAATAGAGGATATAAGAAATTGTTTTAATCAGCAAACACAGCCTTGGGAAGAGCCATTGAAATTACTAAACTTTAATGACACGTATAATGCACAGACTCTTGATCCTTGGTTTGTTCCTTCATTATTGGTTGACCCAGAAGATCAATGGTTAACGCGAATCTGTGGACATGGGCCATTGGTAATAACTGGAATGAGAGGTTGTGGAAAGACAATGATGTTAAGAGCTTTGCAATTTCATGCAAGAGCAACTGCTGCCAAATTAAAATTTTCTGGAAATAAAGTTGAACAATTAAACAAGCTTCGTGAAGAAAATTATATAGGCATATATGTATCATGCAACAAACTATTAGATGAGATTGGTAAGGAAGCAGATGAGGCCTTACATGAGCCATTTTCACGACTTTTCATAAGGTACGGTATTGAAGCAATAAAAGCAATAAGGCATCTTAATCACATTTCAGAAGATAAGGTTAGAAATGACTATTTCGAAACCTTTATAGAAGTTTACAATCAACATGTTTCAAATAGTGAATTTCTTAAAGAAGTTACAAGTGAAAGACAACTTGAACAGCGCTTATTAAGTATGATTTATTCTTTGAATAGAGGAGAATCCAATTATGTTGTCACTGCCAACCCTTCCAATGCTTTTCCTGCTTTAGCTCAAGCAATAAGAAAGAGTTCATCATTATGGACTAATCATTATATTTTGTTTCTGTTGGATGATGTTTCCACTAGATATCTTGGAAAAGAGAATATCAAAAATTTACTTTCCTCTTTAATCTTTCAAAGTGAAGAGTGCGCATTTAAAATTACAAGTGAAGTTCAAACAGTTGAACTGTTGCTTTATTCACCCGGTAAAGTGGAAAAGGCAAAAAAAGGCAGAGATTTTGACACTTTTGATTTGGGATCGGCAGTTAACGAGAAGATAAGAAACAGAAAAAAGAATGGAGGTAAACATTTCGTCGCAGATATTTTGAACAGAAGGGCCTTTGGAAACGCAAAGCATCCATCCGTATCTCCAATTGAAGTTTTAGGAGATACTACATTAGCTTCTATTGCGAAGAGTATTGCTACCAGGGGTGTTAATAAAACGGCAAGAAAGAAAATTTATCATGGAATTTCTGCATTGGCAGGAGTTTGTGTAGGTGATATCGGGGATATAATAAATCTTTATGACATGATTATAAAGCACTATGATAATGTTAAACCGATTCCGCCCGAAAAACAGAACGAATGTTTTCAAGATTTATGTAGTGTAAGGCTTCATGAAGTTAATAGGAGAGGAAGTGATTATAAAGATTTTGCATTGTCTTTTGCAAAAGCATCCCATGAATTGTTAATGCAATCAAATAAGGATGGTAGCTCGAGATTAAGACAGTATTACTCAATTTATGTTAGAATTACAACGGGTAATACAGAAGAACAGTATGAAAAAATAAGACGGCTACTAGATGCTGGAATTTTCGTTTATTCTGGTGGAGCTAATGCTCCTAGAACACTAGGCAACGATACTAATCCCATAAACCAATTTAAGCTTACATATAGAAAATTATATGGTATATCAAACTTAATTGGATTAACGCAAGGTGATCGGTTTGAACTTTCGGGTGAACAATTAGAAAACTGGCTTAACAATCCTTCTGAGGGCAAAGAAATTCTAATGAAAAATGTTGGAGGAACTAGCTCAAATGTTGATGAAGGCGATGACCTTGATGACACGGCGATGTTAGAAACCAAGAAGTTTGAAAAGGTTGATTCAATAAATGAAGGAGTTCAAGGTTCTCTAAATTTTGAAGAGTTTGAAAAAATTAGATACTATGATTCGAAAACTGTTGAAAACCTTGTTTTAAGTAAAAAACCGAAAAGTACAGAGATTTTATTTGAAGATTTAGAATCAATTAAATTTGATTATTTAATTGCTGGGCTAGGGTTTGAGGATAGAACGCTGGAATCTATTAGGGAGCTTATAAAGCTTAAACCCCAGAAGGTTTTGCTGGTTAAGTATAAAGAAGTTGGAAATACAAATGAAATTATAAAACTTGTTGAGGATGAAAAATTAACTTATGAAATAATTAATTACGAAGTAGTTAAAACAAGTTTTGATGTAAGTTCTGGAAATGTATTATGTGATATAACAGGTTTATCTAAATCTTTAATTTTCAATATTGTCAGAAATACTCTTAAATCAAATGGAAAACTTTGGTTAAGTCATGTTCAAGCTAGTGTTTACTATCCTTTAAATGATGAGATAGATACTTCGCTTAAGAAAATTGAATCAGAAGATAATTATAGCAAATTGGATATTATAACGAAGAATGTTATAAAAGGTGAGAAGGGGCCATACGAGATATATGATTTATTAATGTCTGACACTGATGAGTCTAAAAGAAATGTATTAATAGGGTTCTCAAATTCTAAGTACGAAAGATTATTCAAGATTTTAGAAAAAAGGGAATTTGACATGATAAGAATTGTATTTCCCCAGGTTGACAGTATGAGAGGGCAATTAGCCAGATTAGCTTCTGAAGTTATTTCTAATGCTTATTCTAATGCGGAGTGCTATGGTTTTGAATCGAACGATTTAGATGCCATGCTTGCTTTTCTGACAGAACAATATCAATTACACTATATAGATCAGAATTTCAACTTTGAACTCGCACTAACAGGTTCGAAGAGACATACTGTAGCATGCGCAGCCATTAGCGCCGCTTTTAAAATTTCACATTGTTGGTATTCAAAACCTTCAAATTGGGATATTGCTAAATTTTCAAAAGGAATTGGAGAAAAATCATATTTTAAAATTGAGTTATAG
- a CDS encoding SDR family oxidoreductase, whose translation MNLENKVILVTGASSGIGKAAAHKLAQHGAKVVLMARSEDELKELKSNIEAKGGTALVVAGDVTKMEDFEKAVSQAKAEYGTVNALINNAGLMPLSFVEKLKTDEWEKMVDVNIKGVLNGVAAVLPELKANKDGHIINISSMAAHRYFPGGAVYCATKAAVKMFSEGLRQELAPKYGINVTSIEPGAVATNLTDTITDEDIMEKMKEMQQMETLEAEDIADAIYYALSQPERVNINDVYLVPSEQQ comes from the coding sequence ATGAATTTAGAAAACAAAGTAATACTCGTTACCGGAGCCTCAAGCGGTATAGGCAAAGCGGCCGCCCACAAATTGGCCCAGCACGGCGCCAAAGTGGTCCTTATGGCCCGGAGCGAAGACGAACTCAAGGAATTGAAGTCCAACATAGAAGCCAAGGGCGGTACAGCCTTGGTCGTAGCCGGGGACGTCACCAAAATGGAAGATTTTGAAAAAGCGGTTTCCCAAGCCAAAGCGGAATATGGTACCGTAAACGCATTGATCAACAATGCCGGACTCATGCCCCTCTCCTTTGTAGAAAAATTAAAGACGGATGAATGGGAAAAAATGGTGGACGTGAACATTAAGGGCGTACTGAACGGTGTGGCCGCAGTACTACCGGAGCTAAAAGCCAATAAAGACGGGCATATCATCAATATTTCGTCCATGGCCGCACACCGGTACTTTCCGGGCGGAGCGGTGTATTGCGCCACTAAGGCTGCGGTAAAGATGTTCTCCGAAGGCTTGCGCCAAGAACTGGCCCCAAAATACGGCATCAACGTCACTTCCATAGAACCGGGTGCGGTTGCGACCAATCTTACGGATACCATTACCGATGAAGACATCATGGAGAAAATGAAGGAGATGCAGCAAATGGAAACTTTGGAAGCCGAGGATATTGCAGATGCCATTTACTACGCACTTTCCCAACCGGAGCGTGTAAACATCAACGATGTGTACCTGGTACCCAGCGAACAACAGTAA